In the genome of Anas platyrhynchos isolate ZD024472 breed Pekin duck chromosome 21, IASCAAS_PekinDuck_T2T, whole genome shotgun sequence, one region contains:
- the SLC2A4RG gene encoding LOW QUALITY PROTEIN: SLC2A4 regulator (The sequence of the model RefSeq protein was modified relative to this genomic sequence to represent the inferred CDS: deleted 1 base in 1 codon) — protein MARGGGAGGGRGLRRYRAARRSAPRRAPRPRPPRMEPQRPPRPPPAACSLLLPPPSASSSAARRRRARRRLPPPEPDGAPQGPLPRRGGARGWLRRLGEPLGLAPPEQEAMLRVLDAGLERCLALHAACIPFPPPRKPLGKAGIDEVMAAAVLTSLSTSPLVLGHPPAPPAPDPGGEPWLEAPPMSSSCSSSSNTSGDWSWDPPSDRSTPSTPSPPLSGHVPGAFLPAPPPDEGPDEPDGTHFVFGEPIPRKRKPSTKVMFKCLWKSCGKVLSSSSGMQKHIRTVHLGRKADLEQSDGEEDFYYTELDVDVDSLTDGLSSLTPVSPTSSVPPSFPGTEALPSPELPLPPPRSPPCAHPPGGLCHVHTDHAYQGCPAPPRLPGGDKRPPVPPTPVALTPAVPTPLLPKPPAVPRKPRGEAKKCRKVYGMENREMWCTACRWKKACQRFLD, from the exons ATGGCgagaggcggcggggccgggggggggcgtggcctcCGCCGGTACCGGGCCGCGCGGCGGAGCGCTCCCCGCCGGGCCCcccggccgcggccgccccgcATGGAGCCgcagcgccccccccgccccccccccgccgcctgctccctgctgctgccgcctcccagcgcctcctcctccgccgcccgccgccgccgcgctcgccgccgcctcccccctcCCGAGCCCGACGGGGCCCCGCAG GGTCCGCTGCcccgccgggggggggctcggggctggctgCGGCGCCTGGGGGAGCCCCTGGGGCTGGCCCCCCCCGAGCAGGAGGCGATGCTGCGGGTGCTGGACGCGGGGCTGGAGCGGTGCCTGGCGCTGCACGCCGCCTGcatcccctttcccccccccag AAAGCCCCTGGGCAAGGCGGGCATCGACGAGGTGATGGCAGCGGCGGTGCTCACCAGCCTCTCCACCAGCCCCCTGGTGCTGGGCcaccccccggcaccccccgcCCCAG ATCCCGGTGGCGAGCCCTGGCTGGAGGCGCCCCCCAtgtcctccagctgcagcagcagcagcaacaccaGCGGGGACTGGagttgggacccccccagcgACCGCTccaccccctccaccccctcgCCCCCACTCTCCGGCCACGTTCCCGGTGCCTTCCTGCCCGCCCCACCGCCGGACGAGGGTCCCGACGAGCCCGACGGCACCCACTTCGTTTTCGGGGAGCCCATCCCGCGGAAGAGGaag CCCTCCACCAAGGTGATGTTCAAGTGCTTGTGGAAGAGCTGCGGCAAAgtcctcagcagctcctcagggATGCAGAAGCACATCCGAACCGTGCACCTTGG CCGCAAAGCCGACCTCGAGCAGAGCGACGGCGAGGAGGACTTCTACTACACGGAGCTGGACGTGGACGTGGACTCGCTGACGGACGGGCTCTCCAGCCTCACCCCCGTTTCTCCCACCTCCTCCGTCCCCCCCTCCTTCCCGGGCACTGAGGCGCTGCCCAGCCCCGAATtaccgctgccccccccccgaaGCCCCCCTTGTGCCCAC CCCCCCGGCGGCCTGTGCCACGTCCACACCGACCACGCGTACCAG GgctgcccggcccccccgcgGCTCCCGGGGGGGGACAAGAGGCCTccggtgccccccaccccggtGGCGCTGACGCCGGCGGTGCCCACCCCGCTGCTGCCCAAGCCGCCCGCTGTCCCCAG GAAGCCGCGGGGGGAGGCCAAGAAGTGCCGCAAGGTGTACGGCATGGAGAACCGCGAGATGTGGTGCACGGCCTGCCGCTGGAAGAAGGCCTGCCAGCGCTTCCTCGACTGa
- the LIME1 gene encoding lck-interacting transmembrane adapter 1 isoform X1 has product MSGTFWGEEPELWVRCGCPSVLGWAQRAGPGLRGAAGPGSTFGIPTRGPGLLARLPLISGVRIKKGMKGSIHGGFGSGPPMALVHGEGLPGPPLLPALLAALALLGLLVYVGALCAACRRQGRRKKVPPDGVKLVDESLLRQTQLRSLSKSDTKLHELYRVKARDDNQRPASLDFPPPSAPLGSESLHSSGVSILLHRELPQIPVPEPPALDQTYSNLLFAPPRCPAQDTVYECLAVGGGEDTPVVPLAPTGTRGSPPQARRGAGDYACVRKVKKTAPSEEQDGAVGGPPAAPRCWEGAGNAPPQLKVEDMYSTVCKATKKKSQGPAASPRAAGQGGAGQLPPAQEEPPQAGCWSAAPLPEPCYESINERAWTARSRGPDPDYEAVDVSWKKPAKRDRAGKPGPHENLYESVGEIWAGGSRRASGRPAANGLEVYITNL; this is encoded by the exons ATGAGTGGCACATTTTGGGGAGAGGAGCCGGAGCTTTGGGTGCGTTGTGGATGCCCCtcggtgctgggctgggctcagcGAGCAGGACCAGGGCtgaggggagcagcagggcctgGATCAACGTTTGGGATTCCTACAAGGGGGCCTGGGCTTCTCGCCAGGCTTCCTCTGATTTCTGGGGTCAGGATTAAGAAAGGGATGAAG GGCTCAATCCACGGCGGTTTTGGAAGCGGCCCCCCCATGGCTTTAGTCCACGGCGAGGGGCtgccgggaccccccctcctGCCGGCCCTGCTCGCTGCCCTGGCCCTGCTCGGCCTCCTGGTCTACGTGGGCGCCCTGTGCGCTGCCTGCCGCCG ccagggcaggaggaagaaggTCCCTCCGGACGGGGTGAAGCTGGTGGACGAG TCCCTGCTCAGGCAGACGCAGCTGCGCTCGCTCAGCAAGTCGGACACGAAGCTGCACGAGCTGTACCGGGTGAAGGCCAGGGATGACA ACCAGCGACCGGCCAGCCTGGATTTCCCCCCACCCTCGGCCCCCCTGGGCTCTGAGTCCCTGCACAGCTCCGGCGTCAGCATCCTCCTGCACCGCGAGCTGCCCCAAATCCCCGTccccgagcccccagccctcgACCAGACCTACTCCAACCTGCTCTTCGCCCCACCACGATGCCCGGCGCAGGACACGGTCTACGAGTGCCTggcagtgggggggggggaggacacCCCCGTGGTGCCCCTCGCACCCACGGGGACCCGGGGGTCCCCCCCACAAGCCAGGCGCGGGGCCGGTGACTACGCCTGCGTCCGCAAGGTGAAGAAGACGGCGCCCAGCGAGGAGCAGgatggggccgtgggggggccccctgcagccccacggTGCTGGGAGGGTGCGGGcaatgcccccccccagctgaag GTGGAGGACATGTACTCCACGGTGTGCAAAGCCACCAAGAAGAAGAGCCAGggccccgctgcctccccgaGGGCTGCGGGGCAAGGGGGGGCCGGGCAGttgcccccagcccaggaggagcccccccaggctggctgctggtCCGCAGCCCCCCTCCCCGAGCCCTGCTACGAGTCCATCAACGAAAGGGCCTGGACTGCCCGATCCCGAGGCCCCGACCCGGATTACGAGGCCGTGGACGTGAGCTGGAAGAAGCCGGCGAAGCGGGACAGGGCGGGGAAGCCCGGTCCCCACGAGAACCTCTACGAAAGCGTGGGCGAAATTTGGGCAGGGGGATCCCGGCGAGCCTCCGGCAGGCCGGCTGCCAACGGGCTGGAGGTCTACATCACCAACCTATAG
- the LIME1 gene encoding lck-interacting transmembrane adapter 1 isoform X2, whose amino-acid sequence MALVHGEGLPGPPLLPALLAALALLGLLVYVGALCAACRRQGRRKKVPPDGVKLVDESLLRQTQLRSLSKSDTKLHELYRVKARDDNQRPASLDFPPPSAPLGSESLHSSGVSILLHRELPQIPVPEPPALDQTYSNLLFAPPRCPAQDTVYECLAVGGGEDTPVVPLAPTGTRGSPPQARRGAGDYACVRKVKKTAPSEEQDGAVGGPPAAPRCWEGAGNAPPQLKVEDMYSTVCKATKKKSQGPAASPRAAGQGGAGQLPPAQEEPPQAGCWSAAPLPEPCYESINERAWTARSRGPDPDYEAVDVSWKKPAKRDRAGKPGPHENLYESVGEIWAGGSRRASGRPAANGLEVYITNL is encoded by the exons ATGGCTTTAGTCCACGGCGAGGGGCtgccgggaccccccctcctGCCGGCCCTGCTCGCTGCCCTGGCCCTGCTCGGCCTCCTGGTCTACGTGGGCGCCCTGTGCGCTGCCTGCCGCCG ccagggcaggaggaagaaggTCCCTCCGGACGGGGTGAAGCTGGTGGACGAG TCCCTGCTCAGGCAGACGCAGCTGCGCTCGCTCAGCAAGTCGGACACGAAGCTGCACGAGCTGTACCGGGTGAAGGCCAGGGATGACA ACCAGCGACCGGCCAGCCTGGATTTCCCCCCACCCTCGGCCCCCCTGGGCTCTGAGTCCCTGCACAGCTCCGGCGTCAGCATCCTCCTGCACCGCGAGCTGCCCCAAATCCCCGTccccgagcccccagccctcgACCAGACCTACTCCAACCTGCTCTTCGCCCCACCACGATGCCCGGCGCAGGACACGGTCTACGAGTGCCTggcagtgggggggggggaggacacCCCCGTGGTGCCCCTCGCACCCACGGGGACCCGGGGGTCCCCCCCACAAGCCAGGCGCGGGGCCGGTGACTACGCCTGCGTCCGCAAGGTGAAGAAGACGGCGCCCAGCGAGGAGCAGgatggggccgtgggggggccccctgcagccccacggTGCTGGGAGGGTGCGGGcaatgcccccccccagctgaag GTGGAGGACATGTACTCCACGGTGTGCAAAGCCACCAAGAAGAAGAGCCAGggccccgctgcctccccgaGGGCTGCGGGGCAAGGGGGGGCCGGGCAGttgcccccagcccaggaggagcccccccaggctggctgctggtCCGCAGCCCCCCTCCCCGAGCCCTGCTACGAGTCCATCAACGAAAGGGCCTGGACTGCCCGATCCCGAGGCCCCGACCCGGATTACGAGGCCGTGGACGTGAGCTGGAAGAAGCCGGCGAAGCGGGACAGGGCGGGGAAGCCCGGTCCCCACGAGAACCTCTACGAAAGCGTGGGCGAAATTTGGGCAGGGGGATCCCGGCGAGCCTCCGGCAGGCCGGCTGCCAACGGGCTGGAGGTCTACATCACCAACCTATAG
- the ZGPAT gene encoding zinc finger CCCH-type with G patch domain-containing protein, translating into MDEESLEAAIRAYSAQLRQVELALGAGLDPSQQSDLAQLQEDLKQLIELTEASLVSVRKSKLLATLDTNASSSSLPGGVQEHGADPESSAQDEEYAAFKEAIAELGADDKAAAESSEISAKGDESKDKRESKGSEEEESDREEEEELSGMKVKAPYYSSWGTLEYHNAMIVGTEYLEDGSAGVRVLYLYPTHKSLKPCPFFLDDKCRFKENCRFSHGQVVSVEELQPFQEPNLSTLEVGSACLAKHSDGIWYTAKITDIDSGYYTVKFDSLLLKEAVVEGDSIIPPLRSEDAASSAESDEDSVDDSGYAKVIDSGGPENGEWAPACSSSFGGWEAHTRGIGSKLLAQMGYEFGKGLGKNSEGRVEPVQAVVLPRGKSLDQCAEVLQKKKQGRLDPGNSKKCRAKGNNTGRSSAGSRKPPRNVFDFLNEKLRGKSSGEKAGGVALPERNSKEIYHASKSTKKALSVRLFQTMEKIEQTQKDIRGIQQALARNIGRHSIATAQLEEKLANAHKQLGQLQAQEASLQREQKKADTHKKMTEF; encoded by the exons ATGGACGAGGAGAGCCTGGAGGCCGCGATCCGCGCCTACAGCGCGCAGCTGAGGCAGGTGGAGCTGGCGCTGGGCGCCGGCCTGGACCCGTCGCAGCAGTCGGACCTGGCtcagctgcaggaggatctgAAGCAGCTGATCGAGCTGACCGAGGCCAGCCTGGTGTCCGTGAGGAAGAGCAAGCTGCTGGCCACGCTAGACACAAACGCGTCCTCGTCTTCCCTGCCGGGAGGTGTGCAGGAGCACGGGGCCGACCCTGAAAGCTCTGCCCAGGATGAGGAGTACGCTGCCTTCAAGGAAGCCATCGCTGAGCTCGGAGCCGACGACAAGGCTGCGGCTGAAAGCAGCGAGATATCTGCAAAGGGAGATGAGAGCAAGGACAAAAGGGAATCGAAGggcagcgaggaggaggagtctgatagagaggaggaggaggagttgaGTGGGATGAAGGTTAAAGCCCCGTACTACAGCTCCTGGGGGACGCTGGAGTACCACAACGCCATGATTGTGGGGACAGAGTACCTGGAAGATGGCAGCGCGGGAGTCCGAGTGCTGTACCTCTACCCGACTCACAAGTCTTTGAAGCCGTGCCCGTTCTTCTTGGATGacaaatgcagatttaaagaGAACTGTcg ATTTTCGCATGGGCAGGTGGTGTCCGTGGAGGAGCTTCAGCCCTTTCAGGAGCCCAACCTGAGCACCCTGGAGGTGGGCTCGGCCTGCCTGGCGAAGCACAGCGACGGGATATGGTACACTGCAAAAATAACTG aTATCGACAGTGGTTATTACACTGTGAAGTTCGACTCCCTGCTGCTAAAGGAAGCTGTTGTGGAAGGGGACAGCATCATACCCCCACTACGGAGTGAAGACGCTGCCTCGTCTGCTGAATCTGATGAAGACAGCGTTGATGATTCTGGTTACGCCAAAG TGATAGATTCGGGGGGCCCGGAGAATGGGGAATGGGCTCCTGCGTGCAGCTCCTCCTTCGGTGGCTGGGAAGCCCACACTCGCGGCATCGgctccaagctgcttgctcagATGGGATACGAGTTTGGGAAAG GGCTGGGGAAGAATTCTGAGGGCCGAGTGGAGCCGGTGCAGGCCGTGGTCCTTCCTCGAGGGAAATCCCTCGACCAGTGCGCCGAGGTGcttcagaagaagaaacaggGGAGGCTGGACCCCGGCAACTCGAAGAAATGCCGGGCAAAGGGAAATAACACTGGCAGGTCATCTGCAGGCAGCCGCAAGCCACCCCGCAACGTGTTTGACTTTTTGAACGAGAAACTGAGAGGGAAAAGCAGTGGGGAGAAGGCTGGAGGTGTGGCGCTGCCCGAGAGGAATAGCAAAGAGATCTACCATGCTAGCAAGAGCACCAAGAAGGCCCTGAGTGTCCGCCTCTTCCAGACAATGGAGAAGATTGAACAAACGCAGAAGGATATCAGAGGAATCCAGCAGGCCTTGGCACGCAACATTGGCCG GCACAGCATTGCAACTGCTCAGCTGGAGGAGAAGCTGGCTAACGCTCACAAACagctggggcagctgcaggcgCAGGAAGCCAGTCTGCAGCGGGAGCAGAAGAAAGCAGACACTCACAAGAAGATGACTGAGTTCTAG
- the ARFRP1 gene encoding ADP-ribosylation factor-related protein 1, translated as MYTLLSGLYKYMFQRDEYCILILGLDNAGKTTFLEQTKTRFNKNYKGMSLSKITTTVGLNIGTIDVGKTRLMFWDLGGQEELQSLWDKYYAESHGVIYVIDSTDEERLSESKRAFEKMITSEALEGVPILVLANKQDVETCLSIPDIKTAFSDCINKIGKRDCLTQACSALTGKGVNEGIEWMVKCVVRNIHRPPRKKDIT; from the exons ATGTATACTTTGCTGTCTGGGCTCTATAAATACATGTTCCAGAGGGATGAGTATTGCATCTTGATCCTTGGTTTGGACAATGCTGGTAAAACG ACGTTTCTTGAACAAACTAAAACTCGATTTAACAAGAACTACAAAGGGATGAGTTTATCCAAAATCACAACCACTGTAGGCTTAAACA TTGGTACTATCGATGTTGGCAAAACTCGGCTGATGTTTTGGGATCTGGgaggccaggaggagctgcagtcTCTTTGGGACAAG TATTACGCTGAATCTCACGGAGTGATCTATGTCATTGACTCCACTGATGAGGAGAGACTCTCCGAATCTAAAAGAGCTTTTG AGAAGATGATTACAAGTGAAGCTCTGGAAGGAGTTCCCATTCTGGTGTTGGCTAACAAGCAGGACGTAGAG ACTTGTCTGTCAATACCTGACATCAAGACAGCATTTAGTGACTGCATTAACAAAATCGGGAAGAGAGACTGCCTGACAcaagcctgctctgctcttacTGG CAAAGGAGTGAACGAGGGAATTGAATGGATGGTGAAGTGTGTGGTGAGGAACATTCACCGACCTCCAAGAAAGAAGGACATAACGTAA